The Mycobacteriales bacterium genome includes a region encoding these proteins:
- a CDS encoding DUF2267 domain-containing protein, translating to MQYGEIIDKVNDDLGLDDRDRASSIVVNTLELIGQRVAGNEPANLAAQLPRELQEPLTRHAGSAETFDVDEFLRRLAQLEGAGVGPDSARRHAQTVLATIGTFVSTGELDDVRAQLPAGFAPLFA from the coding sequence ATGCAGTACGGCGAGATCATCGACAAGGTGAACGACGACCTCGGTCTCGACGATCGAGACCGGGCGAGTTCCATTGTCGTGAACACGCTGGAGCTCATTGGCCAGCGTGTCGCAGGCAACGAGCCCGCTAACCTGGCCGCGCAGCTCCCCCGGGAGCTGCAGGAGCCGTTGACCCGGCATGCGGGGTCGGCGGAGACGTTCGACGTGGATGAGTTCCTGCGACGTCTGGCGCAGCTCGAAGGAGCCGGCGTGGGGCCCGACTCGGCCCGACGCCACGCTCAGACCGTGCTCGCCACGATCGGGACCTTCGTCTCGACCGGCGAGCTGGATGACGTTCGAGCTCAGCTCCCGGCCGGGTTCGCGCCGTTGTTCGCCTGA
- a CDS encoding CinA family protein, which yields MDQPADVEPAQLAQQISQGADRGGHRVAVVESLTGGLVSSDLAASPGSSTWFRGGVVAYDRTTKHGVLGVPDGPVVAEPAVRAMAEQAAAMFGADVVVAVSGAGGPDPQDDQPPGTVWFAVTDRGSTQAWERRFPGDPPDVLKATRIEALSALCEHVAGVTSSA from the coding sequence GTGGACCAGCCAGCGGACGTTGAACCCGCACAGCTCGCCCAGCAAATCTCGCAGGGGGCCGACCGTGGCGGCCACCGGGTCGCGGTCGTGGAGTCGCTCACCGGCGGGCTCGTGTCGAGCGATCTCGCCGCCTCACCCGGGTCCAGCACGTGGTTCCGCGGCGGCGTCGTGGCCTACGACCGGACCACCAAGCACGGTGTGCTGGGCGTTCCGGACGGCCCGGTGGTCGCGGAACCGGCGGTGCGCGCCATGGCCGAGCAGGCGGCTGCGATGTTCGGGGCGGACGTCGTCGTGGCCGTCAGTGGGGCCGGTGGGCCCGACCCGCAGGACGACCAGCCTCCGGGGACGGTGTGGTTCGCGGTCACCGATCGGGGGTCGACCCAGGCGTGGGAGCGCCGCTTCCCCGGCGATCCGCCCGACGTGCTGAAGGCGACCCGCATCGAGGCGCTGTCGGCGCTGTGCGAGCACGTCGCGGGAGTGACCAGCAGCGCGTGA